Proteins encoded together in one Mycobacterium sp. MS1601 window:
- the rpsP gene encoding 30S ribosomal protein S16, whose product MAVKIKLTRLGKIRNPQYRIVIADARSRRDGRSIEVIGRYHPKEEPSLIEIDSERAQYWLGVGAQPTEPILALLKITGDWQKFKGLPGAEGTLKVKEAKPSKLDLFNAALAQADGGPANEAITPKKKKAPKADAEAPAETADAAE is encoded by the coding sequence ATGGCTGTGAAAATCAAGCTGACCCGGCTCGGCAAGATCCGCAATCCCCAGTACCGCATCGTCATCGCCGACGCGCGCTCTCGCCGCGACGGCCGCTCCATCGAGGTCATCGGCCGCTACCACCCCAAGGAAGAGCCGAGCCTGATCGAGATCGATTCCGAGCGTGCCCAGTACTGGCTCGGCGTCGGCGCCCAGCCCACCGAGCCCATCCTGGCTCTGCTGAAGATCACCGGCGACTGGCAGAAGTTCAAGGGCCTGCCCGGCGCTGAGGGCACCCTGAAGGTCAAGGAAGCCAAGCCCAGCAAGCTCGACCTGTTCAACGCCGCTCTGGCGCAGGCCGACGGTGGCCCGGCCAACGAGGCCATCACCCCCAAGAAGAAGAAGGCCCCCAAGGCTGACGCCGAGGCACCTGCCGAGACCGCCGACGCTGCCGAATGA
- a CDS encoding nuclear transport factor 2 family protein: MLSLEEISDRLEIQQLLVDYSTAIDNRRFDDLDAVFTADAYIDYRAMGGIDGRYPEVKAWLSEVLPNFPAYSHMLGNLSITFDGDTASSRVICFNPMVLDADRKQVLFCGLWYDDEFLRTADGWRMTRRVETKCFDKLI, encoded by the coding sequence ATGCTCAGCCTCGAGGAGATCTCCGACCGCCTGGAGATCCAGCAGCTGCTCGTCGACTACTCGACTGCCATCGACAACCGCCGCTTCGACGACCTGGACGCGGTGTTCACCGCGGACGCCTACATCGACTACCGCGCCATGGGAGGTATCGACGGCCGGTATCCCGAGGTCAAGGCGTGGTTGTCGGAGGTCTTGCCCAACTTTCCGGCCTACTCGCACATGCTGGGCAACCTGTCGATCACCTTCGATGGCGACACCGCCTCCTCTCGGGTGATCTGCTTCAACCCGATGGTGCTCGACGCAGATCGCAAGCAGGTCCTGTTCTGCGGGCTCTGGTACGACGACGAATTCCTGCGCACCGCCGACGGCTGGCGGATGACCCGCCGTGTCGAAACGAAGTGCTTCGACAAACTGATCTAG